The following are from one region of the Aequoribacter fuscus genome:
- a CDS encoding zinc-binding metallopeptidase family protein: MIQSTCQCGATLFFDSERCSLCGARVGFDLNTGLESLKPDGEAWRSSAGQHYKLCRNTTEFGVCNWLVPEHDVQDYCPACRFNRTVPDQSKPDNRLLWWRMEQAKKRMLFGIYQLGLWPALGWTSADGLLFDFIEDGRSNWDFAETFVTTGFAGGIITLNILEANDVARKQAQEDMQERYRTLLGHFRHEVGHYFWGRFAENQAWLDRFRERFNDERGDYGQALETYYATGGDPKWYQKYISRYASAHPVEDWAESWAHYLHMMDALDTAHRQGFIRSDPFDADFDTKLRQWRSLSVALNELNRAVGHNDAYPFVIAEPIAKKLEFVHDTIAAANE; this comes from the coding sequence ATGATTCAATCAACTTGCCAGTGTGGCGCCACCCTGTTCTTTGATAGCGAACGCTGTAGCCTGTGTGGCGCGCGCGTGGGCTTTGACCTAAACACCGGACTTGAGAGCCTAAAACCCGATGGTGAGGCATGGCGGTCAAGCGCCGGGCAGCACTACAAACTGTGTCGCAATACAACAGAGTTTGGCGTCTGCAACTGGCTTGTGCCTGAACACGACGTGCAAGATTATTGCCCAGCATGCCGCTTTAATCGAACGGTCCCCGACCAGTCCAAACCTGATAACCGACTGCTGTGGTGGCGAATGGAGCAGGCGAAAAAGCGCATGTTGTTTGGTATCTACCAACTCGGACTGTGGCCCGCCTTAGGTTGGACCAGCGCCGATGGCTTGCTGTTCGACTTTATTGAAGACGGACGCTCTAACTGGGACTTCGCCGAAACCTTTGTCACCACGGGTTTCGCCGGAGGCATTATTACCCTGAATATCCTCGAGGCAAATGATGTGGCCCGCAAGCAAGCGCAAGAGGATATGCAAGAGCGCTATCGCACCCTGCTCGGCCATTTTCGCCACGAAGTTGGGCACTACTTTTGGGGGCGCTTTGCTGAAAATCAGGCCTGGCTAGACCGTTTCAGAGAGCGCTTTAACGACGAGCGAGGCGATTATGGCCAAGCACTAGAGACCTATTACGCCACCGGCGGCGACCCAAAATGGTACCAAAAGTACATCAGTCGCTATGCCTCAGCCCACCCAGTCGAAGATTGGGCCGAAAGCTGGGCGCATTACTTACACATGATGGATGCGCTAGACACAGCGCATAGACAAGGCTTTATCCGCTCGGATCCTTTTGACGCAGACTTTGACACCAAACTCAGGCAATGGCGCAGTCTATCGGTGGCTTTAAACGAGTTGAATCGAGCGGTTGGCCACAACGACGCCTACCCTTTTGTGATCGCCGAACCTATTGCTAAGAAGCTTGAGTTTGTACACGACACGATTGCCGCGGCTAACGAATAG
- a CDS encoding sulfotransferase, giving the protein MPYQKARFIVGTGRCGSTILSKMMNLHPDVAVLSEFMVSMDIVNRLGQREISGADFADLLDCGVKAGAGEYKRIVNHLRTPEIMYMGGPDNLPETAEGYKDGVFPEILLIPLSQLFDDPEPVFHELIAVAKRLPTQLLTDQYRFIFEWLCEKAGKLIWIERSGGSIFCVDPLLELFPEAQFLYLYRDPLDVALSMQQHNHFRVMTFEMLDLQTDDGIRWADLDESDLNNRRPMSERLASVMRHPVPLEPFLENVRDTSLAGLAAVDKLTEEQYRALSFERIMASPKESLIDIAEFFGLTANVEWLDRAAALLNPAQLAKKIEDPALRALADEYCGEVMRRLRALDKHTM; this is encoded by the coding sequence ATGCCGTATCAAAAAGCTCGATTTATTGTAGGAACGGGACGGTGTGGCTCGACCATACTGTCAAAAATGATGAATCTACACCCAGATGTCGCTGTTCTGTCCGAGTTCATGGTGTCGATGGATATCGTCAACAGGCTGGGTCAACGAGAAATATCGGGCGCGGATTTTGCCGATTTACTCGACTGTGGGGTCAAAGCCGGCGCCGGCGAATATAAGCGTATTGTGAATCATTTGCGTACGCCCGAAATTATGTACATGGGTGGGCCCGACAACCTGCCCGAAACCGCCGAGGGTTACAAAGACGGTGTGTTTCCAGAGATATTACTGATTCCTCTATCGCAGTTATTCGACGACCCTGAACCTGTGTTTCACGAACTGATCGCTGTGGCTAAGCGGCTGCCCACTCAGTTACTGACCGACCAATACCGTTTTATTTTTGAATGGTTGTGCGAAAAGGCGGGCAAATTAATCTGGATAGAGCGCAGTGGGGGCTCTATTTTTTGTGTTGATCCCTTGCTCGAGCTGTTCCCTGAAGCACAGTTTCTGTATCTGTACCGAGACCCCTTGGATGTGGCGCTCTCGATGCAGCAGCACAATCATTTTCGGGTTATGACTTTCGAGATGTTGGATTTGCAAACCGATGACGGTATTCGATGGGCCGATTTGGATGAAAGTGATTTGAATAACCGCAGGCCTATGTCTGAGCGTCTGGCGTCGGTTATGCGTCACCCCGTCCCACTTGAGCCGTTTTTAGAGAACGTCAGAGATACCTCCCTCGCTGGCTTGGCAGCAGTTGATAAGCTCACAGAGGAGCAGTACCGGGCGCTGAGCTTTGAGCGCATTATGGCCTCACCCAAAGAGTCTCTGATCGATATCGCTGAGTTTTTTGGACTTACTGCCAATGTCGAATGGTTAGACCGTGCCGCTGCTTTACTCAATCCAGCTCAGCTTGCGAAAAAGATAGAAGATCCTGCGCTGCGAGCTCTGGCCGATGAGTATTGTGGTGAGGTCATGCGTCGGTTGCGTGCGTTGGATAAACACACAATGTAA
- a CDS encoding nuclear transport factor 2 family protein, translated as MANSLPAEDTLAVHELLARYCHGMDAARADLVIDLFADDADMQTQVGNSSGKAQIKAWIDERIAQRDPHFQVGHYLLNPLVLAISASEARVRSMLLYTKQSLDFSAPCELIATGIYEDVVIKTAKGWKFKSRQSTLNAPLDDRYFA; from the coding sequence ATGGCTAATTCGTTACCCGCTGAAGACACGCTCGCCGTTCACGAACTGCTTGCACGTTACTGCCACGGCATGGACGCCGCACGCGCTGACCTGGTCATCGATTTATTCGCCGACGATGCCGATATGCAAACGCAAGTCGGGAACTCATCGGGAAAGGCGCAGATCAAAGCGTGGATTGACGAGCGCATCGCCCAACGCGACCCCCATTTCCAAGTCGGACATTACCTATTAAACCCCCTGGTACTCGCGATATCAGCATCAGAGGCGAGAGTGCGCAGCATGCTGTTGTATACCAAGCAGAGCCTGGATTTCAGCGCCCCATGTGAGCTAATCGCAACGGGTATTTACGAAGACGTGGTTATCAAAACGGCAAAAGGCTGGAAATTTAAATCTCGTCAATCGACCCTGAATGCGCCTTTAGATGACCGTTACTTTGCATAA
- a CDS encoding VOC family protein, whose amino-acid sequence MAILKFDHFNIRAPRELLDEVKTFYEEVVGLKVGPRPNFPFFGYWLYVENQPILHLMDWGEAPQNDEPSARFLDHVAFACDDLEGFIQKFKGLKVDFSSRSFDLPAGGKLTQLNITDPCGTGVELNFTQP is encoded by the coding sequence GTGGCTATTCTTAAGTTTGACCACTTTAATATTCGAGCGCCGCGCGAACTTCTCGATGAGGTAAAGACCTTTTACGAGGAAGTCGTCGGACTGAAGGTAGGCCCACGCCCCAATTTCCCCTTTTTTGGGTACTGGCTTTATGTCGAGAATCAACCGATCTTGCACCTAATGGATTGGGGAGAGGCTCCCCAAAACGATGAGCCTTCGGCTCGCTTTCTAGATCATGTAGCTTTTGCCTGTGATGATTTAGAGGGGTTTATTCAAAAGTTCAAGGGCTTAAAGGTAGACTTTTCGTCGCGCAGTTTCGACTTGCCTGCTGGGGGCAAGCTCACTCAATTGAACATCACCGATCCTTGTGGGACGGGTGTTGAGCTCAACTTCACTCAACCGTAG
- a CDS encoding nuclear transport factor 2 family protein, with the protein MLDLEAIELIKQLKARYFRFLDTGNQEGLESVFTEDATAHFIGGHYDIDVQGRDKLLKFYAYSFTEEKFGMHNGHHPEISVDGDNATGLWYLQDIFINLEENTTVMGSAIYEDTYVKVDGEWKIKTTNYERLWEEIHPRSADIKLLARPVKTKK; encoded by the coding sequence ATGTTAGACCTAGAAGCCATCGAGCTGATTAAGCAGTTAAAGGCGCGTTACTTCCGTTTTTTGGATACGGGTAACCAGGAAGGTTTGGAATCGGTATTTACCGAGGACGCGACTGCGCATTTTATTGGGGGTCATTACGATATCGACGTGCAGGGTCGCGATAAGCTCTTAAAGTTTTATGCGTACTCGTTTACTGAAGAAAAGTTCGGAATGCACAATGGGCACCATCCCGAGATCAGTGTGGATGGCGACAATGCCACTGGCCTTTGGTATCTGCAGGATATCTTCATTAACTTAGAAGAAAACACCACGGTCATGGGCTCGGCTATTTACGAAGATACCTACGTTAAAGTGGATGGTGAATGGAAGATTAAAACCACCAACTACGAGCGACTTTGGGAAGAAATTCATCCACGCTCGGCGGATATCAAGTTGTTGGCAAGGCCGGTAAAAACCAAAAAATAA
- a CDS encoding FAD-binding protein: MSEQVWDRSVELLVVGTGNGGLTAAVCNYEMGTKDVLVIEKANEVGGTSSSSGGGIWIPCSHYAQEAGAQDSIEEAREYLRQTLEGEDVPPELIDNYLENGPKMLRFLHDRTPVRYESLDHYPDYYTNLPGAKEGHRSLEPAPFMASELGSDYKKLRYTHHMMRMFGLIHFTQVEAQVLMVQMPGWIKVLMKMLWDYAIDIPWRLRTKISRRLCCGSAGVGRLFLAAKQRNIPIELNTAFKELIVEDHRVVGAVIEQNGKTLRVQATKGVILASGGFEKNQALREQYLPAPTNKEWSAGAETNQGDALQAGLNVGAKTRLINGAWWTTTVCVPDEPQPRLSIMEKSFPGSCVVNKAGKRFANESQNYMAFQKELFKAHTDDNPCAPAYHVFDARFRRTYIAGPLMTSAMKPDWTIPKKWFDTGLVAKANTIRELAEKLGIDPDGLEETIKKMNHYAVTGKDEEFGRGDSAYDRYYADPAIKPNPCLATIDEAPYYAMRIDAGDFGTLGGLDTTVDAQVKAEAGGVIEGLYAVGNASAALLPTYPGPGATLGPAMTMAYQAAKHINNYKD, from the coding sequence ATGTCAGAGCAAGTTTGGGATCGATCAGTTGAATTGTTAGTGGTAGGCACGGGCAACGGCGGATTAACCGCAGCTGTGTGCAACTACGAAATGGGCACCAAAGATGTGTTGGTCATTGAAAAAGCCAACGAGGTCGGTGGGACCAGCTCCTCCTCCGGCGGTGGCATTTGGATTCCTTGCAGCCATTACGCTCAGGAAGCTGGCGCTCAGGATTCGATCGAGGAAGCACGCGAGTATTTACGCCAAACGTTGGAAGGCGAGGATGTCCCGCCGGAGTTGATTGATAACTACCTCGAGAACGGCCCCAAAATGCTGCGATTTTTGCACGATCGCACGCCCGTTCGTTATGAGTCGCTCGACCATTACCCCGACTATTACACGAATTTACCCGGCGCAAAAGAAGGGCACCGTTCACTCGAGCCCGCGCCGTTTATGGCTTCGGAGCTAGGGAGCGATTACAAAAAATTGCGTTACACCCACCACATGATGCGTATGTTTGGTTTGATCCATTTTACCCAAGTCGAGGCTCAGGTCTTGATGGTGCAAATGCCGGGTTGGATAAAAGTGCTCATGAAAATGTTGTGGGACTACGCCATCGACATTCCTTGGCGTTTGCGCACGAAAATCTCGCGTCGCTTGTGCTGTGGCTCAGCGGGCGTGGGTCGTCTATTTTTGGCAGCGAAACAGCGCAATATTCCGATCGAACTGAATACGGCGTTTAAAGAGTTAATCGTCGAGGATCACCGAGTTGTAGGTGCAGTTATCGAGCAAAATGGCAAGACTCTGCGCGTGCAGGCGACCAAAGGTGTGATTCTTGCCTCGGGTGGCTTTGAGAAAAACCAAGCACTTCGTGAGCAGTATCTACCCGCGCCCACCAACAAAGAGTGGAGTGCTGGTGCAGAAACTAACCAGGGCGATGCTTTACAGGCGGGTTTAAATGTTGGCGCTAAGACGCGATTGATTAACGGCGCGTGGTGGACGACCACCGTTTGTGTACCTGACGAGCCTCAGCCTCGCTTGAGCATTATGGAAAAGTCGTTCCCCGGCTCTTGTGTGGTGAATAAAGCGGGTAAGCGTTTTGCCAACGAATCACAGAACTATATGGCTTTCCAGAAAGAGCTTTTTAAGGCGCACACCGATGATAATCCCTGTGCACCGGCTTACCACGTCTTTGATGCGCGGTTCCGCCGCACCTACATTGCCGGCCCCCTGATGACGTCGGCCATGAAGCCTGACTGGACTATACCGAAAAAATGGTTCGATACGGGCTTGGTGGCGAAAGCCAATACCATTCGCGAGTTGGCGGAGAAGCTCGGCATTGACCCCGACGGTCTGGAAGAAACCATTAAAAAAATGAACCACTATGCCGTTACCGGCAAAGACGAAGAGTTTGGACGTGGTGATTCCGCCTACGACCGTTACTACGCCGACCCTGCGATTAAGCCCAACCCCTGTTTGGCGACTATCGATGAAGCGCCTTATTATGCAATGCGCATTGACGCGGGCGACTTCGGTACCTTGGGGGGATTGGATACAACCGTTGATGCACAAGTGAAAGCCGAAGCAGGTGGCGTTATTGAAGGTTTATACGCTGTGGGTAATGCCTCTGCGGCCTTGTTGCCGACTTACCCTGGTCCGGGCGCGACCTTGGGCCCCGCGATGACGATGGCGTATCAAGCCGCCAAGCACATCAATAACTACAAGGATTAA